A stretch of Hydrogenothermus marinus DNA encodes these proteins:
- a CDS encoding polyribonucleotide nucleotidyltransferase, which yields MDNANYTAYTVSEKIDDSVITIETGYFARQSSGAVIVKQGGTEVFVAVVVSPEAQPDIDFLPLTVEYREKTYAYGKIPGGFVKREGKPSNREILVSRLIDRPIRPLFPKGFHNDIIITAMTLSADDKHDPDVLAILGASAALTISEAPFEGPIAGVRVGRVDGKFVINPTYEEREKSDLDIVVAGSKDAIVMVEGGSEEVPEEIILDAIMFGHEYIKKLIDFQLELASKVGKEKIVVEKDEFEEDLKNKLVNYKEEILNAFKIEDKKQRNRTIDEIFNKVIEDLEIPEELQTKAGFVFKEFVSEVMREQVFKEKIRIDGRKPDEIRPIWIKVHPLPRPHGSAIFTRGQTQALGVVTLGAPGEEQIEESIEEGEEKKRFMLHYNFPPFSVGEARPPRAPSRREIGHGALAERALEPLIPSEEEFPYVIRVVSEILESNGSTSMASVCVGSLSLFDAGVPMKKHVAGIAMGLLKNEDEYIILTDILGDEDHLGDMDFKVAGTRDGVTAIQMDIKIKGLTKEILQEALERAREARLYILDLMYDAIPKPREEVSKYAPTVVKLRVLPDKVPLIIGPSGKNIKKIIDETGVKIDIEPDGLVKIYAVNKEAADKAAAMIDELVMDIEKGDVFLGKVTRVEDYGAFVELLPGRLSLLHVSQITGERLKSAKDKISVGDVLKVKVIDVDEQGRAKVSLLDVKEEDIPKNKDIFQG from the coding sequence ATGGATAATGCAAACTATACTGCTTACACTGTTTCTGAAAAAATAGATGACTCTGTTATAACTATAGAAACTGGTTATTTTGCAAGACAATCCAGTGGAGCAGTTATAGTTAAACAGGGAGGAACAGAAGTATTTGTTGCTGTTGTTGTTTCGCCAGAAGCACAGCCAGATATAGATTTTCTTCCACTTACTGTTGAATATAGAGAAAAAACATATGCTTATGGAAAAATTCCTGGTGGATTTGTAAAAAGAGAAGGTAAACCATCTAATAGAGAGATTCTTGTATCAAGATTAATAGATAGACCTATTAGACCATTATTCCCAAAAGGTTTCCATAACGATATTATTATTACAGCTATGACTTTATCTGCAGATGATAAACATGATCCAGATGTATTAGCTATATTAGGAGCATCTGCAGCTTTAACAATATCTGAAGCACCTTTTGAAGGACCTATTGCAGGAGTTAGAGTTGGAAGAGTTGATGGAAAATTTGTAATAAATCCAACTTATGAGGAAAGAGAAAAATCAGATTTAGATATAGTAGTTGCCGGTAGTAAAGATGCTATTGTAATGGTAGAAGGTGGAAGCGAAGAAGTACCTGAAGAAATAATTTTAGATGCAATTATGTTTGGCCATGAATATATTAAAAAACTTATTGATTTTCAACTTGAACTTGCTTCAAAAGTAGGAAAAGAAAAAATAGTTGTTGAAAAAGATGAATTTGAAGAAGATTTAAAAAATAAACTTGTAAACTATAAAGAAGAAATACTTAATGCCTTTAAAATAGAAGATAAAAAACAAAGAAATAGAACAATAGATGAAATATTTAATAAAGTAATAGAAGATTTAGAAATTCCAGAGGAACTTCAGACAAAAGCTGGATTTGTTTTCAAAGAGTTTGTTTCTGAAGTTATGAGAGAACAGGTTTTCAAAGAAAAAATTAGAATAGATGGAAGAAAACCTGATGAGATAAGGCCAATTTGGATAAAGGTACATCCTTTACCAAGACCTCATGGTTCAGCAATATTTACAAGAGGTCAAACTCAAGCCCTTGGAGTTGTAACCTTAGGAGCACCTGGTGAAGAACAGATAGAAGAGAGCATAGAAGAAGGTGAAGAAAAGAAAAGATTTATGCTTCATTATAATTTTCCTCCTTTTAGTGTTGGAGAAGCAAGACCTCCAAGAGCACCTTCAAGAAGAGAGATAGGACATGGAGCATTAGCAGAAAGAGCCTTAGAACCTTTAATTCCTTCTGAAGAAGAATTTCCTTATGTAATAAGAGTTGTTTCTGAAATATTAGAATCTAATGGATCAACTTCGATGGCTTCTGTTTGTGTAGGTTCTCTTTCTTTATTTGATGCTGGAGTTCCTATGAAAAAACATGTAGCTGGCATTGCTATGGGACTTCTAAAAAATGAAGATGAGTATATAATTCTTACAGATATACTTGGAGACGAAGATCATCTTGGAGATATGGACTTTAAAGTAGCAGGGACAAGAGATGGTGTTACTGCTATACAGATGGATATAAAAATAAAAGGATTAACTAAGGAAATATTACAGGAAGCACTTGAAAGAGCAAGAGAAGCAAGACTTTATATACTTGATTTAATGTATGATGCTATACCAAAACCAAGAGAAGAAGTTTCTAAATATGCTCCAACTGTTGTTAAATTAAGAGTTTTACCAGATAAAGTACCTTTAATTATAGGCCCTTCTGGTAAGAATATCAAGAAGATAATTGATGAAACAGGTGTAAAAATAGATATTGAACCTGACGGTTTAGTTAAAATATATGCAGTTAATAAAGAAGCTGCAGATAAAGCTGCAGCTATGATAGATGAGCTTGTAATGGATATTGAGAAAGGAGACGTTTTCTTAGGAAAAGTAACAAGAGTAGAAGATTATGGTGCATTTGTAGAACTTCTTCCTGGTAGATTAAGCTTATTACATGTTTCTCAGATAACAGGAGAGAGATTAAAATCTGCTAAGGATAAAATATCTGTAGGTGATGTTCTTAAAGTTAAAGTAATAGATGTTGATGAGCAAGGTAGAGCTAAGGTTTCTTTATTAGATGTAAAAGAGGAAGATATTCCAAAAAATAAAGATATATTTCAAGGTTAA
- a CDS encoding efflux RND transporter periplasmic adaptor subunit, giving the protein MKKVIKIVIIFIIFAGLVAGGITLIKKRKQQLLNEKTPERPIYIVSGVIPKKDKITEKKEFLGYIKPVNTVDIKSKKPVYIKKIRVEIGQPVKKGQLLVILDDKDIKTKIENLKLDLENLNNKLSALKTKENAINEDLKEKERIYKRYLKLYKKDLLPKIEFEKSYVTYKSAQANLEEIKSNIKQLKNNIEKIQENINNLRNELTYYKIYSPTDGTIQNIILREGNLASTIKPILKIESKTYEVDINLPQDFKLSKNTKAYIQTDSKKIYLKIAGFYPYAERNLKILRTILNKKPASLTSNSNINVILEKTVEGIKLPVNAVLHLTDGTYILEYKNGKFIKVPVVIKGENKDYVIVEGNIGNNPVAIGDESKLRLLASGRKAKLITGESKNEL; this is encoded by the coding sequence ATGAAAAAAGTTATTAAAATTGTTATTATTTTTATAATTTTTGCTGGTTTAGTAGCAGGTGGAATAACTCTTATAAAAAAAAGGAAACAACAACTTTTAAATGAAAAAACACCAGAAAGACCAATTTATATAGTAAGTGGTGTAATACCTAAAAAAGATAAAATAACAGAAAAAAAAGAATTTCTTGGATATATAAAACCTGTAAATACAGTAGATATAAAATCTAAAAAGCCAGTTTATATTAAGAAAATAAGGGTTGAAATAGGACAACCTGTAAAAAAAGGACAGCTTTTAGTTATTCTTGATGATAAAGATATAAAAACAAAAATTGAGAATCTAAAATTAGATTTAGAAAACTTAAATAATAAGCTTTCTGCATTAAAAACAAAAGAAAATGCTATTAATGAAGATTTAAAAGAAAAAGAAAGAATTTATAAAAGATATTTAAAGCTATATAAAAAAGATTTACTACCAAAAATTGAATTTGAAAAAAGTTATGTAACATATAAATCAGCACAAGCAAATTTAGAAGAGATAAAATCTAATATTAAACAGCTAAAAAATAATATAGAAAAAATCCAAGAAAATATAAATAATCTAAGAAATGAACTTACTTATTATAAAATTTACTCACCTACAGATGGCACTATTCAAAATATAATATTAAGAGAAGGAAATTTAGCTTCAACTATAAAACCAATTTTAAAAATTGAAAGTAAAACATATGAAGTTGATATAAATCTTCCTCAAGATTTTAAATTAAGTAAAAATACAAAAGCATATATTCAAACAGATAGTAAAAAAATATATCTAAAAATAGCTGGATTTTATCCATATGCAGAAAGAAATCTTAAAATTTTAAGAACCATATTAAATAAAAAACCTGCAAGTTTAACTTCAAATTCTAATATAAATGTTATTTTAGAAAAGACTGTAGAAGGCATAAAACTACCTGTTAATGCAGTTTTACATCTTACAGATGGTACTTATATTCTTGAATATAAAAATGGAAAATTTATAAAAGTTCCTGTTGTTATCAAAGGTGAAAATAAGGACTACGTAATTGTTGAAGGAAATATAGGAAATAATCCAGTAGCTATCGGTGATGAAAGTAAATTAAGACTTTTAGCTTCTGGTAGAAAAGCAAAATTAATAACTGGAGAAAGCAAAAATGAACTTTAA
- the dprA gene encoding DNA-processing protein DprA, translating to MENIIKYLQLYFTKGLGHKTIKSLIDIFGNIENLYNSSFEEISNRFSPKIAELVLEESLKYKKLAEKQLFLAEKFKVSILCYEDKNYPENLKNIPDPPPVLFIKGKLPNNYSISIVGTRKPTYYGKKITELITKNLVKSDICIVSGGAYGIDSIAHKTALKENGKTVAVLGSSFDFLYPPSHKKLFDEISENGAVISEFPFGTKASKYTFPQRNRIVAGLSEATVVIEAPEKSGSLITARFANDYGKTVFAVPSNIDNKNGKGCNILIKDGATPIIDENTILEEIGYLTSFEKDIQLNDIEKDILNLIQTQIHIDELSEKIDIKLDELTVLLFEMEMKGLIKNENGLVTKLTL from the coding sequence ATGGAAAATATTATAAAATATTTACAGCTTTATTTCACAAAAGGACTTGGACATAAAACAATTAAGTCCTTAATAGATATTTTCGGAAATATTGAAAATTTATATAATTCTTCTTTTGAGGAAATTTCTAATAGATTTAGTCCTAAAATTGCAGAGCTTGTTTTGGAAGAAAGCCTAAAATATAAAAAACTTGCAGAAAAACAGCTTTTTTTAGCAGAAAAATTTAAGGTTTCTATTTTATGTTATGAAGATAAAAATTATCCTGAAAACCTAAAAAATATCCCAGATCCTCCACCTGTTTTATTTATAAAAGGTAAATTACCTAATAATTACTCTATCTCAATAGTTGGTACAAGAAAACCTACCTACTATGGAAAGAAAATTACAGAGCTAATTACTAAAAACTTAGTAAAATCAGATATATGCATAGTATCAGGCGGTGCTTATGGAATAGATAGTATTGCCCATAAAACAGCATTAAAAGAAAATGGAAAAACAGTAGCAGTTTTAGGTTCAAGTTTTGATTTTTTATATCCACCATCTCACAAAAAATTATTTGATGAAATTTCTGAAAATGGAGCAGTTATCTCAGAGTTTCCTTTTGGTACAAAAGCATCAAAATATACATTTCCTCAAAGAAATAGAATTGTAGCAGGTTTGTCTGAAGCTACAGTTGTAATAGAAGCTCCAGAAAAATCAGGTTCTTTAATTACTGCAAGATTTGCAAATGATTATGGAAAAACTGTTTTTGCGGTACCATCTAATATTGATAATAAAAATGGTAAAGGCTGTAATATTTTAATAAAAGATGGAGCAACTCCAATAATTGATGAAAATACTATTTTAGAAGAAATAGGATATTTAACTTCTTTTGAGAAAGATATACAACTAAATGACATTGAAAAAGATATTTTAAATTTAATCCAAACTCAGATTCATATTGATGAATTATCTGAAAAAATAGATATAAAATTAGATGAATTAACAGTTTTGCTATTTGAGATGGAAATGAAAGGTTTAATAAAGAATGAAAATGGGTTAGTAACTAAGCTAACCCTTTAA
- a CDS encoding epoxyqueuosine reductase QueH — protein MEKILVHICCGVDAVWALRKLKEDFPNSHIEGYFYDPNIHPEEEYELRWIETKRVCDDLGIPCEKGDYDIENWFKAVKGYENEPERGERCSICHDIRLEKSAVYAKEKGFNKFTTVLMMSPKKDFEVLKEIGERIADKYNLEFLAVNFRKGGGMQKMNELSKEKELYHQNYCGCIYGLFKQRQGLEYIPELVSFSKEILPGSREETLEIKKIRLFAENLGLKCHEEEFNFINWKLLNSIVKVGKEPVSHEVLPYSASIRGILRDKVENIIEKENKTILRFKKSNVEVWMVDNIKNIKLDKPRFITNPIFIIEKKDIEIGQKFEFQLKTEIDHNAKSSILIIGNLKSEENIFVSISEGYNKVINLIKENIENIKNNKISIVITGSDLYGDIGKYYFDTYINKKEKQSC, from the coding sequence ATGGAAAAAATACTTGTTCATATATGTTGTGGTGTTGATGCAGTATGGGCTTTAAGAAAGCTAAAAGAAGATTTTCCAAATAGCCATATTGAAGGATATTTTTATGATCCAAATATTCATCCAGAAGAAGAGTATGAACTTAGATGGATTGAAACAAAAAGAGTATGTGATGATTTAGGAATACCTTGTGAAAAAGGTGATTATGATATTGAAAACTGGTTTAAGGCAGTAAAAGGTTATGAAAATGAGCCAGAAAGAGGCGAAAGATGTAGTATATGCCATGATATTAGACTTGAAAAATCTGCTGTTTATGCAAAAGAAAAAGGTTTTAATAAATTTACCACTGTCTTAATGATGAGTCCAAAAAAGGATTTTGAAGTTTTAAAAGAGATTGGAGAAAGAATAGCTGACAAATATAACCTTGAGTTTTTAGCTGTAAACTTTAGAAAAGGCGGTGGAATGCAAAAAATGAATGAACTTTCTAAAGAAAAAGAGCTTTACCATCAAAACTATTGTGGATGTATATATGGACTTTTTAAACAAAGACAAGGACTTGAATATATTCCAGAGCTTGTATCCTTTTCAAAGGAAATTTTACCAGGAAGTAGAGAAGAGACTTTAGAAATTAAAAAGATAAGACTTTTTGCTGAAAATCTTGGTTTAAAATGTCATGAAGAAGAGTTTAATTTTATAAACTGGAAATTATTAAATTCTATTGTAAAAGTAGGAAAAGAACCAGTTTCTCATGAAGTTTTACCTTATTCTGCCTCAATAAGAGGTATTTTAAGAGATAAAGTAGAAAATATAATAGAAAAAGAGAATAAAACTATATTAAGATTTAAAAAATCAAATGTAGAAGTATGGATGGTAGATAATATAAAAAATATCAAACTTGATAAACCAAGATTTATTACAAATCCAATATTTATAATTGAGAAAAAAGATATAGAAATAGGCCAAAAGTTTGAGTTTCAACTAAAAACAGAAATAGATCATAATGCTAAAAGTAGCATTTTAATAATTGGAAATTTAAAATCTGAGGAAAATATTTTTGTTTCCATTAGTGAAGGTTATAATAAGGTTATAAACTTAATTAAAGAAAATATAGAAAACATAAAAAATAATAAAATATCTATCGTAATAACAGGTTCAGATTTATATGGTGATATAGGTAAATATTATTTTGATACATATATAAATAAAAAAGAAAAACAAAGTTGTTGA
- a CDS encoding efflux RND transporter permease subunit, giving the protein MNFNIINLVLKRPHLIISLILAFILLGIIGFFNIKQKLFPDANRPTVAVVVVEPGASAKDMAENIALPIERRLYTIDKVRTVSSTSLDEFTVIKAEFEYDKDINQAVVDVQNEVNKIKSKLPSDIKEPQYHKITDATPPVLVLAVYPKNNSLSLADVRQIAENQIKDQILKLKEVANVDVFGGYEKEVFIEIDKDKLNKLNIPSSVVLAKIQQTNLDIPIGFLISKNNQILVKSINKAKNIEQLKNIQITKDIKLSDIAKVKYDYYINKSFFIGNGKPAIALAVQRQATGDTLKAISQVKALIPKLEKQFPNLGFEIADTQEKIIRLSNINMLEALRDAIIMVSIVIFFFLANIRQMIIAAISIPFVYAITIGIMWILGLEFHIVSLTAIILALGMLVDDAIVVLENIERHLYELKEDIKTAVINGTKEVIFAVLAGTIATTSVLLPLLFVGDYPEKIFRPLASTLIIAVIVSYFVSIFFIPLIAPFLLKKDNSEKNIIEKITYKISATIVEPLKNLYSSMAKLAMERKILRPLYFIPLILLFVLSLKLIIPLVGREIMPPMDTGIVKATINLDTNLSVYKVEEAAKKIADILKNDKRVEMFYIASGSEPGILTIGSGNPTQTLSLTIHYIDRFHRKESIWDIEEELRKKIWENVPNVKYVQVFDYGATPLSSIKGNLDIRISGEDLKTLDKLGNKVLDIAYNTKGIVSLSKSWDYDKIIYKLKIDYKRASFYGLTPYQIASQIGKKIKGSFVSIFNVPNEKSLFIRVVYPDKNRSSKLDLASYYIDTPKGKIPLLEVAKIEKDVEPSLITRQDLAYTIDIIGYREKAAITHIVESFDKALEKSGFQVPAGYTLSHEGDIKQLNDSMKRMVKAIGLGILLLFLALVPAFSSFLAPIAVIFAIPLSVIGAAWSILGAGFHQSMPGMMGIVLLAGIITKNSILLIDFIHQALKEGKSLKEAVIGSIKLRTRPVLMTAFGTAVGMIPIALGWALGLERLAPLGTVAIGGLIVGTFLTLVYVPLLYYIMARKK; this is encoded by the coding sequence ATGAACTTTAATATAATTAATCTTGTATTAAAAAGACCTCATTTAATAATATCTTTAATTCTTGCCTTTATATTACTTGGAATTATAGGATTTTTTAATATAAAACAAAAACTTTTTCCTGATGCAAATAGACCAACAGTTGCAGTAGTTGTTGTTGAACCTGGTGCATCTGCTAAGGATATGGCAGAAAATATAGCTCTGCCCATAGAAAGAAGACTTTATACAATTGATAAAGTAAGAACAGTATCATCAACTTCTCTTGATGAATTTACAGTTATAAAAGCAGAATTTGAGTATGATAAAGACATAAATCAAGCAGTAGTGGATGTTCAAAATGAAGTAAATAAAATAAAATCAAAATTACCATCAGATATAAAAGAACCTCAGTATCATAAAATTACAGATGCAACACCACCTGTTTTAGTTTTAGCAGTATATCCAAAAAATAATAGTTTATCCCTTGCAGATGTTAGACAGATAGCAGAAAACCAAATAAAGGATCAGATTTTAAAATTAAAAGAAGTTGCAAATGTTGATGTTTTTGGAGGATATGAAAAAGAAGTATTTATTGAAATAGATAAAGATAAACTAAATAAGCTAAATATTCCTTCAAGCGTTGTTCTTGCAAAAATACAACAAACAAACTTAGATATTCCTATTGGATTTTTAATCTCTAAAAATAATCAGATTTTAGTAAAATCTATAAATAAGGCAAAAAATATAGAGCAATTAAAAAATATACAAATTACAAAAGATATAAAACTTTCAGATATAGCTAAGGTTAAGTATGACTATTATATTAATAAATCTTTCTTTATAGGAAATGGAAAACCAGCTATAGCATTAGCAGTACAAAGACAAGCAACAGGTGATACTTTAAAAGCTATTAGTCAAGTAAAAGCTTTAATTCCAAAATTAGAAAAGCAGTTTCCAAATCTTGGATTTGAAATAGCAGATACACAAGAAAAGATTATTAGACTTAGTAATATTAATATGCTTGAAGCTCTTAGAGATGCCATAATAATGGTTTCTATTGTTATTTTCTTCTTTTTAGCAAATATCAGGCAAATGATAATAGCAGCTATATCTATTCCTTTCGTTTATGCTATTACAATTGGTATTATGTGGATATTAGGACTTGAGTTTCATATAGTAAGTCTTACTGCAATAATCCTTGCTCTTGGTATGCTAGTAGATGATGCAATAGTTGTTCTTGAAAATATAGAAAGACATTTATATGAATTAAAAGAAGATATAAAAACTGCAGTAATAAATGGGACAAAAGAGGTAATATTTGCAGTTTTAGCAGGAACAATTGCAACAACTTCTGTTTTACTTCCATTATTATTTGTTGGCGATTATCCAGAAAAAATATTTAGACCTCTTGCATCAACTTTAATAATTGCTGTAATAGTATCTTATTTTGTTTCAATATTTTTTATTCCACTAATAGCTCCATTTTTATTGAAAAAAGATAATTCAGAAAAAAATATAATAGAAAAAATTACATATAAAATATCTGCCACTATTGTTGAGCCTTTGAAAAATTTATACTCTTCTATGGCCAAACTTGCAATGGAAAGAAAAATATTAAGGCCTTTATATTTTATACCATTAATACTTTTATTTGTATTAAGCTTAAAATTAATTATTCCTCTTGTAGGTAGAGAAATAATGCCTCCTATGGATACAGGAATTGTAAAGGCAACTATAAATCTTGATACAAACCTATCTGTTTATAAAGTTGAAGAAGCTGCAAAAAAAATAGCTGATATATTAAAAAATGATAAAAGAGTAGAAATGTTTTATATAGCATCAGGTTCTGAACCGGGAATACTCACAATTGGTTCAGGAAATCCAACTCAAACTTTATCATTGACTATCCATTATATAGATAGATTCCATAGAAAAGAAAGTATTTGGGATATTGAAGAAGAGTTAAGAAAAAAAATATGGGAAAATGTTCCTAATGTAAAATATGTTCAAGTTTTTGATTATGGTGCAACACCACTTTCTTCAATAAAAGGAAACCTTGATATAAGAATAAGTGGCGAAGATTTAAAAACCCTTGATAAACTTGGAAATAAAGTTCTTGATATTGCATATAACACAAAAGGAATAGTTTCTCTATCAAAAAGCTGGGATTATGACAAAATAATTTATAAATTAAAAATTGATTATAAAAGAGCATCTTTTTATGGCTTAACACCTTATCAAATAGCATCTCAAATAGGTAAAAAGATTAAAGGAAGCTTTGTTTCAATATTTAATGTACCAAATGAAAAAAGTTTATTTATAAGGGTAGTTTATCCTGATAAAAACAGAAGTTCTAAACTTGATTTAGCAAGTTATTACATTGATACTCCAAAAGGTAAAATACCTTTATTAGAAGTAGCTAAAATAGAAAAAGATGTTGAACCTTCCTTAATTACAAGACAAGATTTAGCCTATACAATAGATATTATCGGATATAGAGAGAAAGCAGCAATTACTCATATTGTAGAAAGCTTTGATAAAGCTTTAGAAAAATCAGGATTTCAAGTGCCAGCAGGATATACATTATCCCATGAAGGTGATATAAAACAGCTTAATGATAGTATGAAAAGAATGGTAAAAGCTATAGGATTAGGTATTTTACTTTTATTCTTAGCTCTTGTGCCAGCCTTTAGCTCATTTTTAGCTCCAATAGCAGTTATATTTGCTATACCTTTATCTGTGATAGGTGCCGCTTGGTCAATACTTGGTGCAGGATTTCACCAATCAATGCCAGGAATGATGGGGATAGTTTTACTTGCAGGTATAATTACTAAAAACTCAATTCTATTAATAGATTTTATACATCAAGCATTAAAAGAAGGAAAATCTTTAAAAGAGGCAGTTATTGGAAGTATAAAATTAAGAACAAGGCCAGTTTTAATGACTGCATTTGGTACTGCAGTTGGAATGATTCCTATTGCTTTAGGTTGGGCTTTAGGTCTTGAAAGACTTGCACCTCTTGGAACAGTTGCCATTGGTGGTCTTATTGTTGGTACATTTTTAACTTTAGTATATGTTCCTCTTTTATACTATATAATGGCAAGAAAAAAATAA
- the rpsO gene encoding 30S ribosomal protein S15: MSITQEKKAEIIKKYARHEGDTGSPEVQIAILTERIKNLTEHIKQNKKDLHSRRGLIGMVNKRRKLLKYLQRVDEERYNKIVEELGLRQSAGSK; the protein is encoded by the coding sequence ATGTCCATTACTCAAGAAAAGAAAGCTGAGATTATAAAAAAATATGCAAGACATGAAGGTGATACAGGTTCTCCAGAAGTTCAGATTGCTATATTAACAGAAAGAATTAAAAACTTAACAGAACACATTAAACAGAATAAAAAAGATCTTCACTCAAGAAGGGGTCTTATTGGAATGGTTAACAAAAGAAGAAAATTATTAAAATACTTACAAAGAGTAGATGAAGAAAGATACAACAAAATTGTTGAGGAACTTGGATTAAGACAAAGTGCTGGGAGTAAATAA
- a CDS encoding flagellar brake protein: protein MNVIDWIQEKKVIDVYAFYEEVPIKVKIELHEIDFDKEQIIWSLNEKLLFALSKTKELYFEYNETIYVMGVIIYNKEEMVTTFPTVAAEPKLKRNHIRVQTSEEDPIYIKFDDYKIKAWDISEGGVGILLQKPDLFEIGKEYKFILEIFNKDFKVKGEVVYIKEIDKSNYKIGIKFINISPTLEDTIFKYILKRQKEILKKLSYFK, encoded by the coding sequence ATGAATGTAATAGATTGGATACAAGAAAAAAAGGTTATAGATGTTTATGCTTTTTATGAAGAAGTCCCAATAAAAGTAAAAATAGAACTCCATGAAATAGATTTTGATAAAGAACAGATAATTTGGTCTTTAAATGAAAAACTTCTGTTTGCACTTTCAAAAACTAAGGAACTTTATTTTGAATATAACGAAACTATTTATGTTATGGGTGTAATTATTTATAATAAAGAAGAAATGGTAACCACATTTCCTACAGTTGCAGCAGAGCCAAAACTAAAAAGAAATCATATAAGAGTTCAAACATCTGAAGAAGATCCTATCTATATTAAATTTGATGATTATAAAATAAAAGCTTGGGATATATCAGAAGGTGGAGTTGGTATTTTATTACAAAAACCAGACTTATTTGAAATAGGAAAAGAGTATAAATTTATTTTAGAAATTTTTAATAAAGATTTTAAAGTAAAAGGTGAAGTTGTTTATATAAAAGAGATAGATAAAAGCAATTATAAAATAGGTATTAAATTTATTAATATCTCTCCTACATTAGAGGATACTATTTTTAAATATATTTTAAAGCGACAAAAAGAAATTTTAAAGAAATTATCTTATTTTAAATAA